The Geotalea uraniireducens Rf4 genome window below encodes:
- a CDS encoding tetratricopeptide repeat protein, whose amino-acid sequence MNFIKFFRAAVCKTLLGILIILSLLPNPAFCLDSEDSQIFIAGFNSYQKRDFQTAVDKMSALLKKYPDTPLRDMAIFWLARANYKAGHRQEAARYMAQFFKEYPDSPLKATVEDELVTLAAKYAKGEPIPAEEKVAVEKAVAEKAAAEKLAMEKAEAEKIAAAKKAGELRIAAEKAAAEKALQAKLAAEKAAVEKAVAEKAAAEKLAQEKAEAERKAAAKKAEEMRIAAEKAAAEKALQAKLAAEKAAVEKAAAEKAAAEKLAQEKAEAERKAAAQKAEEVRIAAEKAAAEKALQAKLAEKAAAEKAAAEKAAAEKLAQEKAEAEKKAAAKKAEEMRIAAEKAAAEKALQAKLAAEKAAVEKAAAEKAAAEKLAQEKAEAEKKAAAKKAEEMRIAAEKAAAEKALQAKLAAEKATAEKAAAEKAAAEKLAQEKAEAERKAAAKKAEEMRIAAEKASAEKRAVEKTAAAKADSAPDKRKAGARKKEKTGKSAKAATLREKAIAEYRSVIDRFPGTAAAASASAKLRQLGVLHPAVSGAGVAIAAGENAKILTLEVGQFADFDFTIAPPAQSLEAGKRFAIPFEMVNLGNGPDSFYLESGFPVEYNLQFAAAVKPEMPINLTPQLAAGEKFKAVMAITVPRSVIDGQKASYPIKLGSQFSRDVSQSREVSLFFSAPLLRAVIKAEKSQLLPGEKVSYRLDLLNIGTSSARGVTLRLNYPPQYEPVNFIPAGFKQEMKAALVLDGLQLNSGESKEFTVTFQLKDEALAQQELFLRADVINNELEKKDSFLSPATFVQGVSGVAVRTTAEKLVVVPGQTVMIPIIVTNTGNLREDFAIKPAIPANASYSFYQDLNRDGKKQENEPMINHVGPLGPKEEAYVVLEVTTPVTEIDGASVPLAVAFEPEGDKAKSAALNVRLVYSRPVLDLVMIGKGGKLKPGEVSSFELSCTNRGSNMAKLVDVQSFLPDQLTLVSADPAFTRGSDGVYTWRFDELGAGEKRNIKVNYKVKSGTAVGTNMQVKNILKYQDPLGNSY is encoded by the coding sequence GAATTTTATTAAGTTTTTCCGCGCTGCTGTATGCAAAACCCTCCTGGGAATTCTCATCATATTGTCCCTGCTTCCCAACCCTGCTTTTTGCCTTGATTCAGAAGACTCCCAAATTTTTATTGCTGGTTTTAATTCCTACCAGAAACGGGATTTTCAGACGGCCGTTGATAAAATGAGCGCTCTTCTGAAGAAGTATCCTGACACTCCGCTGCGCGATATGGCCATTTTCTGGCTTGCAAGGGCTAATTACAAGGCGGGACATCGTCAGGAAGCAGCCAGATACATGGCGCAGTTTTTCAAGGAATATCCGGACAGCCCGTTGAAGGCGACGGTGGAAGATGAACTGGTTACACTTGCAGCAAAATACGCAAAAGGTGAACCTATACCTGCTGAAGAGAAGGTTGCCGTTGAGAAGGCGGTCGCCGAAAAAGCCGCTGCTGAAAAGCTGGCAATGGAAAAGGCCGAAGCGGAAAAAATTGCGGCAGCCAAAAAGGCGGGAGAGTTACGCATAGCCGCGGAGAAAGCCGCGGCAGAAAAGGCCCTTCAGGCAAAGCTTGCAGCTGAGAAGGCGGCAGTCGAAAAAGCCGTAGCGGAAAAGGCCGCCGCAGAGAAGCTCGCGCAGGAAAAGGCCGAGGCGGAAAGAAAAGCGGCAGCCAAGAAGGCCGAGGAGATGCGCATAGCTGCGGAGAAAGCAGCGGCAGAAAAAGCCCTTCAGGCAAAGCTTGCAGCTGAGAAGGCGGCAGTCGAAAAAGCCGCAGCGGAGAAGGCAGCCGCAGAGAAGCTTGCGCAGGAAAAGGCCGAGGCGGAGAGAAAAGCGGCAGCTCAAAAGGCCGAGGAGGTGCGCATAGCCGCGGAGAAAGCCGCGGCAGAAAAGGCCCTTCAGGCAAAGCTTGCTGAGAAGGCGGCAGCCGAAAAAGCCGCAGCGGAAAAGGCAGCCGCAGAAAAGCTTGCGCAGGAAAAGGCTGAGGCGGAGAAAAAAGCAGCAGCCAAGAAGGCCGAGGAGATGCGCATAGCCGCTGAGAAAGCCGCTGCGGAAAAAGCTCTTCAGGCAAAGCTTGCAGCTGAGAAGGCGGCAGTCGAGAAAGCCGCAGCGGAGAAGGCAGCCGCAGAAAAGCTTGCGCAGGAAAAGGCTGAGGCGGAGAAAAAAGCGGCGGCCAAGAAGGCCGAGGAGATGCGCATAGCCGCGGAGAAAGCAGCGGCAGAAAAGGCGCTTCAGGCAAAGCTTGCAGCTGAGAAGGCGACAGCCGAAAAAGCCGCCGCAGAGAAGGCCGCTGCGGAGAAGCTGGCGCAGGAAAAGGCCGAGGCGGAGAGAAAGGCAGCAGCCAAGAAGGCCGAGGAGATGCGCATAGCCGCGGAGAAGGCTTCTGCAGAAAAACGTGCCGTGGAGAAAACTGCTGCGGCAAAAGCGGATTCCGCTCCCGATAAACGAAAGGCTGGCGCCAGGAAAAAAGAAAAAACCGGCAAATCAGCCAAGGCTGCAACACTGCGTGAAAAAGCAATCGCCGAATACAGGTCGGTCATTGATCGTTTTCCCGGTACCGCTGCCGCTGCAAGCGCATCTGCAAAACTCAGGCAGCTCGGTGTGCTCCACCCGGCCGTGAGCGGCGCAGGCGTTGCAATTGCCGCAGGAGAAAACGCCAAGATTCTCACTCTGGAAGTGGGACAGTTTGCCGACTTCGATTTTACCATTGCTCCTCCGGCTCAATCCCTGGAAGCGGGCAAACGGTTTGCCATTCCTTTCGAGATGGTCAATCTGGGCAATGGTCCCGATAGCTTCTATCTGGAATCAGGCTTCCCTGTTGAATACAATCTCCAGTTCGCTGCTGCGGTGAAACCGGAGATGCCGATTAACCTTACGCCGCAATTGGCCGCCGGAGAAAAGTTCAAAGCCGTTATGGCGATCACGGTGCCGCGCAGCGTCATCGATGGGCAGAAGGCCAGTTATCCCATCAAACTCGGCTCCCAGTTTTCCAGGGACGTTTCCCAATCCAGGGAAGTCAGCCTGTTTTTCTCTGCCCCTCTGTTGCGGGCGGTGATCAAAGCGGAAAAATCCCAACTTCTGCCGGGTGAGAAGGTCTCCTACCGGCTTGACCTGCTCAATATCGGCACTTCTTCCGCCCGCGGCGTAACGTTGCGCCTCAACTATCCGCCCCAGTATGAACCGGTGAATTTCATCCCCGCAGGCTTCAAGCAGGAGATGAAAGCTGCGCTGGTACTGGACGGATTGCAGCTCAATTCCGGTGAGAGCAAGGAATTCACCGTTACCTTCCAGTTGAAGGACGAGGCGCTGGCGCAGCAGGAACTCTTCCTGAGGGCAGACGTCATCAACAACGAGCTGGAGAAAAAGGATTCATTCCTTTCCCCCGCTACCTTTGTTCAGGGTGTCAGCGGCGTTGCAGTCAGAACCACGGCGGAGAAACTGGTGGTCGTACCCGGCCAGACCGTCATGATCCCCATTATCGTGACCAATACCGGTAATCTGCGGGAAGACTTCGCCATCAAGCCGGCCATCCCTGCCAATGCATCCTATTCCTTCTACCAGGACCTGAACCGTGATGGCAAAAAGCAGGAAAACGAGCCGATGATAAACCATGTGGGACCTCTGGGCCCCAAGGAAGAAGCTTACGTGGTGCTGGAGGTTACGACGCCGGTAACTGAAATCGACGGTGCGAGCGTCCCGCTCGCTGTGGCCTTTGAACCGGAGGGTGACAAGGCGAAAAGCGCAGCGCTTAACGTGCGGCTCGTTTATTCACGGCCGGTGCTGGATCTGGTCATGATCGGCAAAGGGGGCAAACTCAAGCCCGGCGAGGTTTCCTCGTTTGAACTGAGCTGCACCAACCGTGGTTCGAATATGGCCAAACTGGTGGATGTGCAGAGCTTCCTGCCGGATCAGTTGACGCTGGTTTCTGCGGACCCTGCATTTACACGGGGAAGTGACGGCGTGTACACCTGGAGATTCGACGAACTGGGTGCAGGTGAAAAAAGGAACATCAAGGTTAATTATAAGGTGAAGTCCGGTACCGCTGTCGGAACGAACATGCAGGTTAAAAATATCCTTAAGTACCAGGATCCTTTAGGGAACAGCTACTGA
- a CDS encoding tetratricopeptide repeat protein, with the protein MRPSPGIIACSMLLLVAHSGGAWGGDYLLYAPQPTESDKLTAGPEEGILVKGITIKRGDTLKALARKYRGKSSYFPQILLFNKISNPDLIHAGVRLLMPITEDGATSLHKSRKVATPAPNDVEVPKTDLPASSVTTHPAVKQEPDAGQQLFQKAARAYKKGDYRQALKAFDRFLSKFSNSPLAADASLYRADCLLNLSRQ; encoded by the coding sequence ATGCGTCCCTCGCCGGGCATTATTGCCTGTTCCATGCTTTTGCTTGTTGCCCATTCGGGAGGCGCGTGGGGTGGGGATTATCTGCTCTATGCGCCGCAGCCTACTGAATCCGACAAGCTTACTGCCGGACCTGAAGAAGGTATTCTGGTCAAGGGAATCACCATCAAGCGGGGCGATACGCTCAAGGCTCTTGCCCGGAAATATCGGGGCAAAAGCTCCTATTTTCCGCAGATTCTCCTTTTTAACAAAATCAGCAACCCGGACCTGATCCATGCAGGCGTCAGGCTGCTCATGCCGATAACCGAAGACGGCGCGACATCACTTCACAAAAGCAGAAAGGTTGCCACTCCCGCCCCCAATGATGTAGAAGTTCCAAAGACCGACCTTCCTGCATCATCAGTAACGACGCATCCTGCTGTAAAACAAGAGCCTGATGCGGGACAGCAACTCTTCCAGAAGGCGGCCAGGGCATACAAAAAAGGAGATTATCGGCAGGCGCTCAAGGCGTTTGACCGGTTTCTCTCCAAATTCTCCAACTCACCTCTTGCGGCAGATGCAAGCCTTTACCGGGCAGATTGCCTATTGAACCTGTCGCGGCAGTAA